The genomic region attaatgaattCGTTTAAAAGCATAAAAGAAGCGAGATGTGATGTGAACACATAATAAAAAGGGGTGGTGACAGATAAAGacatacttatttttgtttttcaattttaatgtcAAGAAGCTGATAATGCTTAAGACGTGTAGAAATAAATCAGCAAAGTGCTTGCTTAATAAATTATACCGAAATGTTTCTACTTGGTCGACGCCTTTGGCAACGGCATTTAATTCGCctccatataaaaaaataaactttacgCGCAATGAATCGGTGAGTTTTTAACTAATCATACACCACTCAGTAATAATTTTCATGATAAGTTGATCAGAAACCTAACAGAAATATTGATTTCAGGGACTATTTCGTTTGTCGGAATTGCGTTCTTTTGAAGGTTTTTATCTCTTGCGTGACAATGTTGCAAATAAAACGGAAGACCTAATATCTGAAGCTATCTCAACAAATCGGGAAAGAAAAATGGTACATATATCCGGAAAAGTACCTTTATGTtctgtaattatttttgtttaggtTGAAATTTTTGATGAGCTCTCCGATTCCCTTTGTAAAGTAGCTGATCTAGCAGAATTTATTCGGATTGCGCATCCAAAGAACAAATACTGTCAAGCCGCTGAGGATGCCTGTATTACCATAAGTAGAATAGTTGAAAGTTTGAATACGCATAAACCTTTATATACAGCGTTACGCAATGTTGTTGATAATGGCGATATTCTGCCCACGAGCGATGTTGACAAACACGTATCCAAACTATTCCTCTTTGACTTTGAGCAATCAGGCATCCATTTAGAAGAAGGAGAGAGACAAAAAGTAGTTCGGCTTAACGAGTACATTTTACAATTAGGGCAAAAATTTATGGCCGGTGCGGTACAGCCTTCTATTATTCAGCGTATTGATGTTCCATCATCCGTTCGCAATTAGTATGTTGATTGCACAATTACATGattggaatatttttattaacacttACTATTTACATCGATATAAAGCTTTCCTGCGGAAGGAGATAGCGTTCTCGTTTCCGGTTTGTACACAAACTCCTCATCTGCTGAAGCACGTGAAACTGCTTATCGTCTATTTTTGCGGCCATCTGAACAACAGAATCAACTACTTACAGATTTACTTATGTGCCGCCATGAACTTGCTCGTACTTGTGGTTTCGAGACGTACGCACATCGCGCACTTAATGCAAGTACTGTCGAGCATCCGAAGATGGTTCAAGAGTTCCTGGATGAATTGTCACAAGGACTTTCTCCTCGTGCGAATGCTGATTTCAGAATAATGGAGAAAATGAAGGTTTTGTTATGAATATGCTCTTAAATGatgaaattttaacattaaattaCATTTCCGCAGCGGCAAGATAGCGGAATAAATACAGCTCGCGTTGCTGCTTGGGACCCACCTTATTTCACTTCTCTGATGGAGAAGAAATCATTAAAAGCAAACACTAGTGAATTCTTGCCATACTTCAGTCTAGGTGGCTGTATGGAAGGGCTTGATAACATAATGCGTTCGTTGTATGGAATATCTTTGAAAAACACCGAAATGGAGCCGGGGGAAAGTTGGAATAacgatatttataaaatatcagtTGTTCATGAGACCGAAGGTTTACTTGGCTACATTTATTGCGATTTTTTCGAACGTAGTGGTAAACCTAATCAGGATTGTCACTTCACAATACAGGGAGGAAAAGATCTACCCGACGGTAATTATCAACTgccaattgttgttgtaatgttaAATTTGTCTCAACCTCATTGGACTGGCCCTGTACTGCTATCACCATCGCGGGTCGACAATCTTTTTCATGAAATGGGTCACGCAATGCATTCAATGCTTGCCCGAACGAAGTATCAACATGTAACCGG from Bactrocera tryoni isolate S06 chromosome 3, CSIRO_BtryS06_freeze2, whole genome shotgun sequence harbors:
- the LOC120770938 gene encoding mitochondrial intermediate peptidase, which gives rise to MLKTCRNKSAKCLLNKLYRNVSTWSTPLATAFNSPPYKKINFTRNESGLFRLSELRSFEGFYLLRDNVANKTEDLISEAISTNRERKMVEIFDELSDSLCKVADLAEFIRIAHPKNKYCQAAEDACITISRIVESLNTHKPLYTALRNVVDNGDILPTSDVDKHVSKLFLFDFEQSGIHLEEGERQKVVRLNEYILQLGQKFMAGAVQPSIIQRIDVPSSVRNYFPAEGDSVLVSGLYTNSSSAEARETAYRLFLRPSEQQNQLLTDLLMCRHELARTCGFETYAHRALNASTVEHPKMVQEFLDELSQGLSPRANADFRIMEKMKRQDSGINTARVAAWDPPYFTSLMEKKSLKANTSEFLPYFSLGGCMEGLDNIMRSLYGISLKNTEMEPGESWNNDIYKISVVHETEGLLGYIYCDFFERSGKPNQDCHFTIQGGKDLPDGNYQLPIVVVMLNLSQPHWTGPVLLSPSRVDNLFHEMGHAMHSMLARTKYQHVTGTRCSTDFAEVPSVLMEYFANDPRVLRTFARHFQTQEPISEDMLRRLCASKKLFSASETQLQVFYSVLDQVYHSGPVSHNRSTTETLIEVQREYYGLPYVENTAWQLRFSHLVGYGAKYYSYLISKTIASWIWQNYFDNNPFNRESGEKYRREILAHGGGVPSRQLVANFLKRDMTPQILAQSLLNEIDTNNEIVQDISNSVLNAEM